The genomic DNA CGGCGAGGCCGGTGTCGAGATGCTCGGCCAGGGGGCCTTCGACGCCGTCCTCATGGACTGCCAGATGCCCGTCATGGACGGCTACGAGGCGACGCGTGCGATCCGCGCTCTCGACGATTCGATCTCGAGGATCCCGATCATCGCCCTGACCGCGAACGCCATGGACGGCGACCGCGAGAAGTGCCTGGCGGCCGGCATGGACGACTACCTGAGCAAACCGGCCAAGGCCGACCAGCTGCGTGAGATGCTGCAGAAGTGGATTCCCGTTCGCTCCGCGGCGGGCTCGGACCCACGGTGAGCCGACGACTCCCCGCGGCAGGTATCAGACACACCGGTGACGAACGAGAGAGGGCGGAACCCTTGCGGCTCCGCCCTCCCTCTTCTCGCTGGCCGACCGGGCCACATGGTGTGGACGTGGTCACCGGTCGCCGTTCCTTCGAGCGGCGGACACTCCCTGCCCGAGGTCGCCGCGAGCCGACCGGGGCATCTCGTCCGGACGATGCCACCCGGCGGCATGGGTGGAGGAACAGATTCAAGCTAGAACCGGCGGCGCGTCCGGTCGATGAAGCGAATGCACCGTTTTGGGGCGCCGCCGTGCGTCAGCGCCGCCGCGTCAGCGCGACGCGGTGACCAGGCGCTCCCGCAGGTCCGTCAGCGCGTCCCGCTCGCCGGGGCGCATGGAGCCGGCGTCGATCGTCGATCCGTCGAGCGCGAGGGTGAGACGCCCACCGGGTCCGATCGTCCGCGTGGAGCCGTCCGGCAGCTTCGCCTGCACGTCCCCGTCGAGCACACAGATGCACACGGTGCCCGGCGAGTTCATCACGCTGAAGGCCGTGCCGGTGATCTCGAGCGTGGCCGCCTCGGTGTGAAGTGCGTACCGGGCCCCCTCGAACTCGGGACCGGTCGCGACCCGGAACGTACCGTCTCCCAGCACGTCCGAATCGATGGTCCGCGCGAACCAACGGCCGGGCGGCGTGGGAATGGTGACGTCGGTCCCTCCGTTGATCTGCAGGGCCATGGCGTCGGTCACGACCTCCATCTGTCCGCCTTCGGGCATCTGTACGCGGCAGCCCGGCTGGATCGCCGCCTGCAGCGGAGAGAGGTCGTCGCACGGCACGCGCGCGCCGTCGACCATCACGTAGTCGGTCCCGGCGGCGTGGACCACGGTCCAGTCGGCCGAGTAGTTCAGCACTCCGATCATGATCGCGAGGGCCGCGGCGACGGCGACCGGCGCAGCCCACGTGAAGATGCGACGCCCGGCACGGCGTCGTCCGCCGGCTCGGCGCGCCGGGCGCGCGGACTTCTGGAACTCACCGCGTACGAACTGCTCGCGCATGGCCGCCCGGAAGTCGGGATCGGCCTCGGCGACGGGAAGTGAACGCACGGCGTTGCGGCCGGCGCGCTGGGCGTCGGTCCACTCGTCGTGGGAATCGTGGTGCGTGTCGTTCATGCGTCCAACATCTCCCGCAGGATCTCACCGAGCGCCTGCAGTGCTCGCGAGTACCGCTTGCGGATCGCGGCGTGGCTGGATCCGAGGATCTCGGCCACCCGATCGTGGGTGTGGCCCTGGTAATCGTGCAGCACGATCACCTCGCGGGCCGATTCCGGCAGCCGCATCAGGGCCTCCTGGACCAGGGCTTCTCGCTCGCTGGCGAGCGCTCCCTGCTCCGGATCCGGACCACCGTCTCGCAACACATGGGCCAGTTCCGGCTGGTCGTCGATCGACGCGGACTGTCGCTCCATGCGGTCCGAGGCCGATCTCCACCGGTCCCGTGCCACATTGTACGTGATCGTCGTCAGCCAGGGCCCCGGATCCCGATCCGGGTCCAGACGATCGATCGCGCGGTGGACCTTCAACAGCACGTCCTGGGTCGCGTCCTCGGCCGCCGCTCGGTTCCCGAGCAGGCGCACGGTCAGACCGTACACGTACGGGAAGTAGCGGTCGAAGAAACGGCCCAGTGCGTCGGGGTCGCGGTCGCGCACTCGCAGCAGCTCTTCGCGCGGCGGGGGCTCGATGTCGCGTCCCGGCGCAGCCGGTCCGGCCTCACGTGTCTCGTCACGTTCTACGGATTCGTGAGACGAGTGTGTCGGGTCGGGTGACGAGGTCACGGGCTTCCAGGGGGCTCGTACCGACGGGGGTACGTGAAGGGACTCCATGGATTCTCCAATGTATCACGCAGTCGCAACGTGTCGACGCCGACAGTCGTCCTCGGACGCGTTACGGTTCCTGGGCCCTCTGCTCTTCGACTTCCACCCCTGTCACCCGATGACTTCGATGGAGGACCATTGATGCCCGGCCCCGCCGGCTCGCTCGCACGCCGTCTCACCGAACCCGTCCGCAGATACACCCGTTGGCTCCACACCGGCTGGCCCGCCGGTACCGTCGAGAAGCTCCCCGAGGCGAACGAGGACGGTTCCACACGCGTCCCGGGCCTCTACCTGGTGGGCGACCTCACCGGGATCCCGCTGTTGAAGTTCTCGGCCGACACCGGCGCCCGCGCGGTGCGCACGATCGCCGACGACCCCGACTTCCTGCCCACGCGCGACCCCGACGACGATGTCCGCGACCTCGTGATCATCGGTGCCGGCGTGGCCGGCATGTCGGCCGCACTCGAAGCGCGCGAGGCCGGTCTGGACTTCGTGGTCCTCGAGGCCAGCGAGCCCTTCTCGACCATCGTGAACTTCCCGCGGCGCAAGCCGATCTACACCTACCCCACCGACATGCAGCACGCCGGCGACATGCGATTCCGCGCCGACGTGAAGGAGGACCTGCTCACCGAGCTGCGCGAGCAGACGATCGAGCAGGGGATCGTTCCGCAGCCCGGTCGCGCGACGCGCGTGCAGCGCTCCGGCGGACGTCTGCTCGTCGAACTGGCGAACGGCGAGCCCATCCGGGCCCGCCGCGTGATCGTGGCGATCGGCCGCAGTGGCGACTTCCGGAAGCTGAACGTGCCGGGCGAAGAACTCGACAAGGTCAGCAACCGTTTGCACGACCCCAAGGACTACTGCGATCGCGACGTCCTCGTCGTGGGCGGGGGCGACAGCGCGGTGGAATCGGCCGTGGCCCTGGCCGAATGCGGCGCCCGGGTCACGCTCAGCTATCGCCGGGATCAGTTGACCCGTCCCAAGCCCGACAACGTCGAGGCCCTGGATCGAGCCAGCGAGGAGCACGGCCTACGTCAGATGCTCGGCAGCCAGGTGAAGCGTATCGACGAATCGAGCGTCGAGCTCGAGACCGCCGACGGCACCGAGACCATCGACAACGACAACGTGTTCACCATGATCGGCCGGGATGCCCCCCTGGACTTCTTCCGTCGCAGTGGCGTGCCGATCCGTGGCGAGTGGCGCACGTCGACCAAGCTGTCGTTCGTGGCCATCCTTCTGGCGGCGATCTTCGTCTACCACTGGAAGACCAGCGCGGGAATCCCGATCTACTCGTGGTTCCAGGAGAACGGCTGGTTCCCCTTCAACATCGGGTCGCCGTCCGATCCTTCCACGTTCCTCGGCACACTCACGCTCAGCGCCAAGAGCCCCGGTTTCTACTACACCTTCGCGTACTCGTCCGCGGTGCTCCTCTTCGGTATCGCGCGCATCCGCCGGAGGAAGACGCCGTACATCACGGTGCAGACCCTCACGCTGACGGCGATCCAGGTGATCCCGCTGTTCCTGTTGCCGTACCTGGTCCTGCCGTGGATGGGCCACAACGGCTTCTTCGATTCGGGACTCGCGAAGACCGTGGCCGACAACCTCTTCCCGGTGACCGAATGGGACGCCCACGGACGCGAGTACTGGCGCGCCTTCGGTCTGATCCTGGCCTGGCCGTTGATGATCTGGAACGTGTTCACCGACCAACCGCTCGTGTGGTGGCTGGTGATCGCCTTCGCCCAGACCTTCGTGATCATTCCGGCCATGATCTATTTCTGGGGCAAGGGCGCGTACTGCGGTTGGGTGTGCTCCTGCGGCGCGCTCGCCGAGACCGTGGGCGACACGCTGCGCGAGAAGATGCCCCACGGCCCGGTGTGGAACCGGGTGAACATGGTCGGCCAGGTCGTCCTGCTGGCCGCCTTCGTGCTCCTGTTCTTCCGGATCGTCGGCTGGGTATGGCCCGACACTGCCGTCGGCGAAGCCTTCCGGGGCGCGTACATGGCGGGTCTCACGGGTCGCGGCGGCGACTGGTCCGACCTGGGCTTCCCGATGAATTTCCTGAACTACGCCTGGATCGTCGATCTGACCATGGCCGGGATCATCGGCGTGGGTTTCTACATGCACTTCTCCGGACGCGTGTGGTGCCGCTTCGGGTGCCCGCTCGCCGCACTGATGCACGTGTACGCCCGCTTCAGCCGCTTCCGGATCCTGGCCGACAAGAAGAAGTGCATCAGCTGCAACGTGTGCACGAGCGTGTGCCACCAGGGGATCGACGTCATGAGCTTCGCGAACAAGGGCGAGCCCATGGCCGACGTCCAGTGCGTCCGCTGCAGTGCCTGCGTCCAGAGCTGCCCCACCGGAGTGCTCGAGTTCGGTCAGATCGATCGGAAGACCGGGCGCGTGATCGCCGTCGACGCGCTGGGGGCCTCGCCGGTGAAGATGCGCGAGGGCCACTGACCGGTCGGTCCCGTGTCCGGCGGTCCGGATCGGGGGTCCGGCTGGGGTCGGCTCTCGCCCTGCCAACTATTGACTGAATGATCAGTTATGATATTCTACGGGACGTCCCATCGAGGAGCGTCCCGTGACCGAGTCCCGCCAGAGCCGCCGAACCCGTGATCCCGAACGCAGCCGACGGGCGATCCTCGACGCCGCCCGCGACGAGTTCGTGGCACACGGCTTCACCGGGGGCCGCACGGGCCGGATCGCCGAGGCCGCCGGAGTCCCACAGGGTCTCCTGTACCACTACTTCGACAACAAGGAAGGCCTCTTCGACGCGGTCATGGAGGACACCCTGGCGCCGTACTTCAACGGGATGCTCGACATGCTGCAGTCGGCCGAGGTCCCCGACCTGGACCTGCTCGAGGACTCGGTCCGTCGCTATTTCCAGTTCCTGCACGACAACCCCCACGTGGCCCGCCTGCTGGCCTGGTGGTTCGCCGATCAGGCCTGGGAGGGCAAGCCCCTCACCCGGAAGCAGGGCGTGGCCGAAGCCGTGGAACTGCTCGGCGCGGCCCGGATCCGCGAGGGCCAGGACGCCGGCTTCGTCCGGCGGGACCTCGATCCCGCCCTGGTGATCAAGACCTTCATCGACATGTGCGTGATGTGGCACATGAGCAAGGGCCGACACATGCTCCACACGGCACCCGGCGAGGAGCAGGCCGACCTCGACGCCCGTTATCTCGACCACATGGTCGACGTCTTCCTGAACGGCGTCGTCGCACCGGAGCACCGCCCGCGCTGACGCGCGGGGCCGACGGACCCCGATACCCGAGGCAGGAATCCCGAAGTATTGACTGATTACTCAATCCAATCCTGGGGCGCGCCGCGCGCCGGTACGGCGGAGGCGCCCCGGGGCCACTCGGGCCCGCCATCGAGACCCGACCCCACGCCCCCGACCGGAGCGAAGGAGCCATGAGACCCTCGACCGCCCCACGCACCCGTCGCGTCCTGTCGCCCGCCGCGATCCTCGTCGCCCTCGTCGTGACCCTGGTGGCGGTGCCGCGCTTCGTCACCGGTCCCCCGGATCCGTCCGATGGCAGCGCCGCGGCCCGGCCGACTCCCTCACCCGAGGACGCCGTCCGTGTCCGGATCCACGAGGTGCGTGCGCACACCGGCCCGGCCTCCGTCCACCCCCTGCGGGCGAGTGGAACGCTCGAGGCCCGCCGTCACGCTGTCCTGGCCTTCGCCGTGTCGGGCGTGGTCGACGCGGTCCTGCGCGACGAAGGAGACGAGGTCACGCCGGGAACCGCCCTGGCCCGCCTCGACCCCATCCCCTTCGAGAGTGCCGTCGAACGCGCCGAGGCCCGGGTCGACCACCTCGAGAAGAGCCTCGCCCGCAGCCGCCGGCTGCTCGACCAACGAGCGCTGAGCGACGAGGAGTTCGACGCCCAGGATGCCGAGCTCACGGGCGCCCGCGCCGAACTGCGACTCGCGCGGTGGAATCTCGACCGCTCCGTCCTGCGCGCACCCTTCGCCGGACACGTCCTCGCCCGGCACGCCGAAGAAGGCGAGGTCGTCGGAAGCGGTGTTCCCGCCTTCGAGCTGATCGAACTGCGCTCCCTGGAGGTGGAAGCCGCGCTGCCGGCGAGCGATCTCTCCCTGGTCGACCTCGACGGACCGGTCACTCTCGTCGCCCGCGACGACCCCCGTCTGCGCGCCACCGGCTCGGTGGAACACGCTCCGCTGCAGAGTGACACACGCTCGGGGTCGGTGCCGTTGCGGTTGGTGGTCGACAACGAACATCGCCGTCTGCTTCCGGGCATGGTCGTCCAGGCCACCTTCAGTCCACGCCCGCCCACCGCCGGCGGCGAGGAGCTTCGCGTCCCGCTGAGCGCGTTGCGCATCGACGACCAGGGCCAGGCCGTGTGGCGCGTCGACGCCCGAGGGCGGGTCGAACGCGTGGATGTCGAGGTCGGTCCGGTGCGCGGCGACCGCGTGGTGATCACCGGTGGCCTGCGGGCCGGGGATCGCATCGTCGACGAGGCCCCCGATCGCCTGCGCGCCGGCGATGCCGTCGTCTCCGTGGAGCGCGGAGGTGAGCCCCGATGAGCAGCACCACCCTCGCCGTCCGCAACTACCGCTTCGTCGTCATCTTCACCCTGGCCGCGCTCACCCTCGGAGTACTCGGTTTCGTGAAGATGCCACGACAGGAAGACCCCACCCTTCCGGCTTTCGGTGGGACCGTTCGTGTCGTGTATCCGGTGGGAACCGCAGAAGAGGTCGAGGACCGGATCGTCGAACCGATCGAGGAGGCGCTGCACGCGCTCGAGGAGATCGACACGGTCGAGGCCACCGCGGCCGACGGCGTGGCCGTGATCACCGGCGAGTTCCGCGACGACGTCGACAAGGACGAGGCCTTCGACCTCTTCGCCCAGGCCGTGTCGGGCGTGCAGGACGACCTTCCCGACGGCGTGACCGAACTCCGCGTGATCGAACAGAAACCCAGCGCCGTCGTCGCGATCCAGGCGGCGATCCACGGCCCGGACGCCACCGACGCCGAGCTGCGCCACTGGGCCGAGGAACTCGAGGACCGCTGGAACACACTCGGCGATGCGGGTGAGATCCGGATCGAGGGAGCGCGGGAACAGCAGGTGCACGTGATGATCGATCCCGATCGGATGGCGGCGAGTGGGATCGCCCTGGGTCAGGTGAGCGACGCCATCGCCGCCGCGAACGGTGACCTTCCCGGCGGCAGCGTGATGAGCGGCGTGCGCCGCCTGAGCATCCGGCCGAACCCGCGCTTCGAGACCCTCGACGACATCCGCACCACGGTGCTCACGGCGGTCGACGGGCGCCCCGTGCTGCTCGGTTCCTTCGCGACGGTCCGATGGGGGAGCGAGGATCCGCAATATGTCGTCCGGCACCAGGGGGAGCCGGCCGTGGTCGTCACCGCCAAGCTCAAGGAGGGCCGCAACGTCCTCGACATGACGGCCGACGCGCGTCTCGAACTCGACCGTCTCCGCGCCGATCTTCCCGACCACCTGACGGCGTCGGTCGTGGTCGACCAGAGCGACGACGTGTCGGCGCGTCTGCGAACCTTCGGCTTCAGCCTGCTGCAGGGTGGGGCGATCATCGTCCTGTTCGTGGCGATCATCGTGGGTTGGCGGGCGGCCGTGGTGGCGATCACCGCGATGACCCTGGCCGTGGGCATCTCCTTCTGGCTGCTCGACGCCTTCGGCGTGTCGTTGCAACAGATGTCGATCGCGGGGCTCGTGGTCGTGCTCGGCCTACTGGTCGACAACGCCGTGGTCGTGTTCGAGTCGATCCTCCACGAACGTCAGAAGGGCACGCCGGCGAACGAAGCGGCGATCCGTGGAACCGATCGCGTGGCCAGCGCGGTGACCAGCGCCACCGCGACCACGGTGGCCGCCTTCGTGCCCATGCTGTTCATGGCCGGCTCGGTCGGGGACTTCACCCGCGACATCCCGACGGTGGTCTCGCTCGTCCTGATCGTCAGTCTGGGGGTGGCGCTGTTCGTCACGCCGCTGGTGGCGATCCGGCTGTTCGGATCGCCGCGCGCGGCTCGCCCGGCCGGCCTGCAGCCGATCCTCGACCACGTCGCCCGGCGCGGCGCCTACGCGCGGACTCTCGACTTCGTGCAGGCGCGACCTCGCGTGACCGTGCTCGCGCTGCTCCTCGCCGCCGCGGGTCTGATCGGGATCGGCACGACACTCGGCATGAACTTCTTCCCGCGCGCCGACGACAAACCCCTGTTCCTGGTGAGGGTGAAGGCGCCGCAGGGAACCAATCTGTGGACCACGCACGAGCGTGCGATCGAGGTCGAACGTTGGATCCTGGACCATCCGCTGACGAAGTCGGTGACGACGAACGTCGGCGAGGGCAATCCGATGGTCTACTACAACACACTGCGTGACATTCCGCGGACGAACTTCGCCGAACTCCTGGTCACCGTCCCGCGGGACGCGAGCATGGACATTCCCGATCTCGCGCGACGGATCCGCGACCGCTTCGCCGGCGATCCGCGCTTCCGGGTCGAGACGAAGCTGCTCGTGCAGGGGCCACCCGTGGGACTGCCCGTGTCGATCCGTATCGACGGCGACGACCTCGAGCGTCTCCGCGAACACGCCGACGCATTGGCGGACGCGCTGCGCGAGATCCCGGGCGCGATCAACGTCTCGCACGACCTCAGACCGGGTGCACCACGCCTGGAGCTGCACACCGATCCGGTGAAGATCCACAAACTGGGCCTGAACTCGGCACTGGTGGCTCGGGAGATCCGATTGGCCATGGCCGGCGGCAGGGCGACCACGCTGCGCGTGAACGG from Candidatus Krumholzibacteriia bacterium includes the following:
- a CDS encoding response regulator, giving the protein GEAGVEMLGQGAFDAVLMDCQMPVMDGYEATRAIRALDDSISRIPIIALTANAMDGDREKCLAAGMDDYLSKPAKADQLREMLQKWIPVRSAAGSDPR
- a CDS encoding RNA polymerase sigma factor, with product MRDRDPDALGRFFDRYFPYVYGLTVRLLGNRAAAEDATQDVLLKVHRAIDRLDPDRDPGPWLTTITYNVARDRWRSASDRMERQSASIDDQPELAHVLRDGGPDPEQGALASEREALVQEALMRLPESAREVIVLHDYQGHTHDRVAEILGSSHAAIRKRYSRALQALGEILREMLDA
- a CDS encoding NAD(P)-binding domain-containing protein, translated to MPGPAGSLARRLTEPVRRYTRWLHTGWPAGTVEKLPEANEDGSTRVPGLYLVGDLTGIPLLKFSADTGARAVRTIADDPDFLPTRDPDDDVRDLVIIGAGVAGMSAALEAREAGLDFVVLEASEPFSTIVNFPRRKPIYTYPTDMQHAGDMRFRADVKEDLLTELREQTIEQGIVPQPGRATRVQRSGGRLLVELANGEPIRARRVIVAIGRSGDFRKLNVPGEELDKVSNRLHDPKDYCDRDVLVVGGGDSAVESAVALAECGARVTLSYRRDQLTRPKPDNVEALDRASEEHGLRQMLGSQVKRIDESSVELETADGTETIDNDNVFTMIGRDAPLDFFRRSGVPIRGEWRTSTKLSFVAILLAAIFVYHWKTSAGIPIYSWFQENGWFPFNIGSPSDPSTFLGTLTLSAKSPGFYYTFAYSSAVLLFGIARIRRRKTPYITVQTLTLTAIQVIPLFLLPYLVLPWMGHNGFFDSGLAKTVADNLFPVTEWDAHGREYWRAFGLILAWPLMIWNVFTDQPLVWWLVIAFAQTFVIIPAMIYFWGKGAYCGWVCSCGALAETVGDTLREKMPHGPVWNRVNMVGQVVLLAAFVLLFFRIVGWVWPDTAVGEAFRGAYMAGLTGRGGDWSDLGFPMNFLNYAWIVDLTMAGIIGVGFYMHFSGRVWCRFGCPLAALMHVYARFSRFRILADKKKCISCNVCTSVCHQGIDVMSFANKGEPMADVQCVRCSACVQSCPTGVLEFGQIDRKTGRVIAVDALGASPVKMREGH
- a CDS encoding TetR/AcrR family transcriptional regulator — its product is MTESRQSRRTRDPERSRRAILDAARDEFVAHGFTGGRTGRIAEAAGVPQGLLYHYFDNKEGLFDAVMEDTLAPYFNGMLDMLQSAEVPDLDLLEDSVRRYFQFLHDNPHVARLLAWWFADQAWEGKPLTRKQGVAEAVELLGAARIREGQDAGFVRRDLDPALVIKTFIDMCVMWHMSKGRHMLHTAPGEEQADLDARYLDHMVDVFLNGVVAPEHRPR
- a CDS encoding efflux RND transporter periplasmic adaptor subunit, translated to MRPSTAPRTRRVLSPAAILVALVVTLVAVPRFVTGPPDPSDGSAAARPTPSPEDAVRVRIHEVRAHTGPASVHPLRASGTLEARRHAVLAFAVSGVVDAVLRDEGDEVTPGTALARLDPIPFESAVERAEARVDHLEKSLARSRRLLDQRALSDEEFDAQDAELTGARAELRLARWNLDRSVLRAPFAGHVLARHAEEGEVVGSGVPAFELIELRSLEVEAALPASDLSLVDLDGPVTLVARDDPRLRATGSVEHAPLQSDTRSGSVPLRLVVDNEHRRLLPGMVVQATFSPRPPTAGGEELRVPLSALRIDDQGQAVWRVDARGRVERVDVEVGPVRGDRVVITGGLRAGDRIVDEAPDRLRAGDAVVSVERGGEPR
- a CDS encoding efflux RND transporter permease subunit, whose protein sequence is MSSTTLAVRNYRFVVIFTLAALTLGVLGFVKMPRQEDPTLPAFGGTVRVVYPVGTAEEVEDRIVEPIEEALHALEEIDTVEATAADGVAVITGEFRDDVDKDEAFDLFAQAVSGVQDDLPDGVTELRVIEQKPSAVVAIQAAIHGPDATDAELRHWAEELEDRWNTLGDAGEIRIEGAREQQVHVMIDPDRMAASGIALGQVSDAIAAANGDLPGGSVMSGVRRLSIRPNPRFETLDDIRTTVLTAVDGRPVLLGSFATVRWGSEDPQYVVRHQGEPAVVVTAKLKEGRNVLDMTADARLELDRLRADLPDHLTASVVVDQSDDVSARLRTFGFSLLQGGAIIVLFVAIIVGWRAAVVAITAMTLAVGISFWLLDAFGVSLQQMSIAGLVVVLGLLVDNAVVVFESILHERQKGTPANEAAIRGTDRVASAVTSATATTVAAFVPMLFMAGSVGDFTRDIPTVVSLVLIVSLGVALFVTPLVAIRLFGSPRAARPAGLQPILDHVARRGAYARTLDFVQARPRVTVLALLLAAAGLIGIGTTLGMNFFPRADDKPLFLVRVKAPQGTNLWTTHERAIEVERWILDHPLTKSVTTNVGEGNPMVYYNTLRDIPRTNFAELLVTVPRDASMDIPDLARRIRDRFAGDPRFRVETKLLVQGPPVGLPVSIRIDGDDLERLREHADALADALREIPGAINVSHDLRPGAPRLELHTDPVKIHKLGLNSALVAREIRLAMAGGRATTLRVNGEDHDVVVRVAAEGAEGIDDLERVRVPLPGGTPVPLAQLTRPSLSSTYARIMHTDLERSVIVGADTDDRLATEIVADLLPAVRGLDLAPGESWEVIGEDEERDVAFLSMLQNVVVAMGLIYGILVLQFGSFKLPLVIFTSIPVALAGSVAGLLVSGWPFGFTAFIGLLALVGIVVNDAIVLVDRVNQYRRDGETLDRAVRHAAQSRLQPIILTTLTTQAGLLPLTLFGGSMWGPMGWVIIGGLSAATLVTLVLVPALYLILERGGERRARLPEGAVATATVVAVLLITLPAPAAALDLGTVLDRVEAANPTLDAALADLEHAAADHRSARSGRWPRLELRSDAARTNEPTETFGLQLLDVSGPADLLAFDPDAAVDVWTSSARVDWLLWDFSREELIDAAAKSERAREQSHRAVARRLRLAAVVRYFEIVQWRQRLDVIDATLELVDRELTDAELRLEAGRTVEADVLGLRARRSQVRAERASIEAARHAARARLGELMDVDPVSMGEPDADTTVPTAPWSSLDEVRTRARERRPEVRAARLAASAGDDRIGAAHRERLPRLVASARAVTVVPEFDTDREDASMQAAIGLRWSPFQGGRIGAEVDRARADRRRAEAERRAAELEVEREAIEAWTQRDAAHRRLEAAGIQRDAAEEAYRIVSLRFAEGRDTLARLFEAERALTDARTQGVRARAAVQIAEARLRWAAVAPLVP